Genomic DNA from Acidobacteriota bacterium:
CGGCGAGATTTGCGACCGGAATGCTTTTCGCAGTCGGCTTCGTGACGGCCGCGGTCGCATACGCTCGCCGGCGCAGCGAACCCGAAGTTCTTGAATCCACTCTTTCCATGCGCTAATCTTCACCTCCGGCTCGTTCACCCGAATCGAGCCATCGGAACATCATGGCATTTCAGGGCTCGCTCAAAGAGCTACTACTACCGGACATCGTCCAGCTCGTCTCAGTATCCGGCAAGACTGGAAAATTCGTCCTCACACGGGACGATCGAGAAGGTCATATCTACCTCAGAGATGGCCAGATCATCCACGCGGAGGTCGGCGACGTCACGGGTGAGGAGGCGGTCTACGCGCTCGCCATATGGGACGATGGCGATTTTCTCTTCACTCCCGGAACCGACCCTGTGGAGCAGACGATCACGAAATCGAACACCAATCTGCTCATGGAGGCCGCCCGCCGACTCGATGAGTGGCGGGTGCTGTCGAAAAAGATTCCGTCGGTGGAGATGGTGCCGGTCCTCAGAGCGGATCCCGATCGGCGCGAGCAGATCAACCTCTCCCCTCTGGAGTGGATGATCGTTACCCGAATCGACTCCGAACGGTCGATCGCCGAGATCGGTCGCAGTATGGACTGGGCTCCCTTCGAGGTAGCCAAGCTCCTCTACGGAATGGTGAGCTCGAACCTCGTGGAGCTAAAAAAAAAACCTCGACTGAGTCCGGTGGGGGCAGAGCCCCGGACGATCGCCGCCGTCTAGTCGATCTCGCAAATGGCATCCGGCGTCTCGCGGACCAGCGTCTCGGTCCCTCCGCCCAGAAGGCAATCGACGAACAGTACGACGAGGTCGTCGATGGCATCCATACGGGCCACGGCGACGATGCCATTCGCACGCTGGTTCGCAACCTCGACAAACTTGCTGGTACCGTCGATGAGAGTGCTCAGGCGGACCTCCGCGCCGCTTTCGCGGAGTTCCTGAAGTCGACGTTGCGG
This window encodes:
- a CDS encoding DUF4388 domain-containing protein, which produces MAFQGSLKELLLPDIVQLVSVSGKTGKFVLTRDDREGHIYLRDGQIIHAEVGDVTGEEAVYALAIWDDGDFLFTPGTDPVEQTITKSNTNLLMEAARRLDEWRVLSKKIPSVEMVPVLRADPDRREQINLSPLEWMIVTRIDSERSIAEIGRSMDWAPFEVAKLLYGMVSSNLVELKKKPRLSPVGAEPRTIAAV